From a region of the Rhipicephalus microplus isolate Deutch F79 chromosome X, USDA_Rmic, whole genome shotgun sequence genome:
- the LOC142776761 gene encoding uncharacterized protein LOC142776761, giving the protein MAPEFKEKYSSTRVILDATEIQCEVPSSLSLQSTTYSPYKSSNTFKGLIGVLPNGLVAFVSELFTGSSSDRECVIRSGFLDLKFDDEDAVMADKGFRIEYLLEKNGVKLNLPPFLKGGTFSPEEVKSTKGIAALRIHVERRIQRIKAFHIFDRPIPLTLAPLINQIWTLTAILSNFQSSLMQQSSGKPQQEP; this is encoded by the coding sequence ATGGCACCCGAGTTTAAGGAAAAGTATTCATCGACTCGAGTAATCCTGGACGCCACGGAAATACAGTGCGAAGTGCCATCATCCTTGTCCCTACAGTCTACAACGTACTCCCCATACAAGTCGAGCAACACATTCAAGGGACTCATCGGCGTCCTGCCTAATGGCCTTGTCGCCTTTGTGTCAGAGCTTTTCACAGGATCCAGCTCAGACAGAGAGTGTGTGATTAGGAGTGGTTTTTTAGACTTGAAGTTTGACGACGAAGATGCTGTTATGGCAGATAAGGGCTTTCGCATCGAATATCTCTTAGAAAAGAATGGAGTGAAATTGAACCTGCCGCCGTTCCTGAAGGGTGGCACATTCTCACCTGAGGAAGTGAAATCTACAAAGGGGATTGCTGCTTTGCGGATACACGTGGAGCGGCGGATACAGCGGATAAAGGCATTCCACATTTTTGATAGACCCATACCGTTAACCTTGGCTCCACTGATTAACCAAATTTGGACTCTGACGGCAATCCTGAGCAACTTCCAGTCTTCTCTCATGCAACAGTCAAGTGGCAAACCGCAACAAGAGCCTTAG